A window of the Cicer arietinum cultivar CDC Frontier isolate Library 1 chromosome 6, Cicar.CDCFrontier_v2.0, whole genome shotgun sequence genome harbors these coding sequences:
- the LOC101500562 gene encoding uncharacterized protein isoform X2, producing MVPSPSSENRKKMKTTTSSPLRRSERTRNLSSSTSTTSNHSPSTSSRTSISKRHVSVKKLAFDGEENDAGTSSNLKVKKMDARTYRSTLTKQKTKDSQKESNSMNRSTPKSSHIGGEKIDECFEGNSLHCKEVCKDSILPSEDSKDADMRAESSSRGTVKEMLENNATISSTVVPSNSTTHKTGGTPERVQPDSHVEETSQMLPSRKADSGENLIRKCVGNDKGENLTPSKRKNTVVDKHSDASATLVGDDDCNLIVDADSTKLCCNVVETSGPSKRIRGINNVDQPTSKSNDEKSCARNKEGKSGNSVEGPQGNNVETDKIRKQQRSLHLSLKPEIAKLCEILLLPDNVKIMVGNFLEYTMNNYKICTEPVSILQAFQLSLCCTASSLLRHKLDTEASLILAKRHLNFDCKKEAIDEINARLWDLKDNFLLVTRKFNVVGSPKASEPSNRVHSNTDITPDVELTKSDISGNIKESRKRKNQWRMLLHNQQENKHKLEKDIETEKADFIKRYKIEWASIKTYSVKRKEKLNVFKSIYDKRFAELRRQHEVRLQALETNQLEAQHKFRESSAPDELLNIVSLKEHVTPLNASKILLSDEVSEISLKRATASEFSREAAVGLPQTIKSTDYPENEAPLSSSSTDQISDEGLDGVVSSRPCSSSSPSKVPATISLSNSPSSTQQVPDRILPTITDGQIPVMVPELSREAAVELPTTVRSTDYPENAAPLNSLPTDQIADGGLDGVVSSRPFISSSPRNGSPATFSLLNSPSSTQQVPDRVLATITDGQIPAMVPENSHEETACQLIDNLILNESTSSECRTVTENTLSQETSECRPVDSIEPLEQVPMQLVSSVESPPSLVHILPANQSNHISKVMEPPEQVQQLASSGFLSSNQDLSNLPSATGVEDQEATNEDLSSKIPEASTEVLNEDLSSKIPETSTEVQNQAVEQPALDLEVDSQSRQVMPPVSNVVLDSSVPGGVRDPSSDTRNLSTNSVINNRPIQAAAQSASRNVPPMHHAASRNVPPLCHDPLSHELERIRKMTEQNLKNHENMKLQLKCNFEKEVEELRRKYDNQLKLIDVEFQKARTNYDTQFHTVYMHKILADALKANSDPKLFGASGMQGFIQLASQHSRQQHATLPSLVATPSSRGPPAATLQNSHATTGAHTMAPPPIQATTNKTSGTFSRFSARLPPINSIHSPSGYLQTVREIRAPAPHLQNCRPSTSLPASSLGGEIRSPAPHIQPYRPSTSQPPHIQPYRPSTSQPPSSLGGVPHGLPSQPAPSNSPASSVSLSQWLLRPMQTPMPAISQFDAHRGYGHEKTSGFPTPNLSALNMRVNANSQSSINLPNTRPHMSDLASLNHSQFGTSSMPANSSREAIPSDVVCLSDDD from the exons ATGGTTCCAAGTCCTTCATCTGAGAATCggaagaaaatgaaaacaacAACGTCTAGTCCTTTGAGGAGATCTGAGAGAACCAGGAACCTTTCATCTTCTACTTCTACTACTTCAAATCATTCACCTTCTACTTCTTCTAGAACCTCCATTTCGAAGAGACACGTGTCGGTTAAAAAGTTGGCGTTTGACGGTGAAGAAAACGATGCTGGAACTTCTTCGAATCTCAAAGTTAAGAAAATGGATGCTCGTACTTATCGTTCTACTTTAACAAAGCAAAAAACCAAAG ATAGCCAGAAAGAGTCAAATAGTATGAATAGGTCAACCCCTAAATCTAGTCACATTGGTGGAGAGAAGATTGATGAGTGCTTTGAAGGGAATAGTTTACATTGTAAAGAAGTTTGCAAGGATAGTATTCTGCCATCCGAAGATTCCAAAGATGCAGATATGAGGGCAGAATCTAGTTCGAGAGGGACTGTGAAAGAAATGTTAGAAAATAATGCGACGATAAGCTCGACGGTGGTACCATCTAATTCCACTACTCACAAGACTGGTGGGACACCTGAAAGAGTTCAGCCTGATAGCCATGTAGAGGAGACATCACAAATGTTACCATCAAGGAAAGCAGATTCAGGTGAAAATTTGATTAGAAAATGTGTTGGGAATGATAAGGGTGAAAATTTGACACcttctaaaagaaaaaacacagtGGTGGACAAGCATTCTGATGCTTCTGCTACATTAGTTGGtgatgacgactgcaacttaATTGTGGATGCCGACTCGACAAAGCTTTGCTGCAACGTTGTAGAGACTAGTGGGCCTTCCAAAAGGATAAG GGGGATCAATAATGTTGATCAGCCTACTTCAAAATCTAATGATGAAAAGTCATGTGCTAGAAATAAGGAAG GAAAATCAGGAAATTCAGTGG AGGGGCCACAAGGGAACAATGTTGAAACTGATAAAATAAGGAAACAGCAGAGGAGCTTACATCTTTCACTGAAGCCAGAGATAGCAAAGCTTTGTGAAATTCTTCTTCTCCCA GATAATGTCAAGATTATGGTTGGAAATTTTCTTGAATATACCATGAACAATTACAAAATCTGTACAGAACCAGTATCAATTTTACAGGCTTTTCAATTATCTCTG TGCTGTACTGCTTCTTCTTTGCTAAGGCACAAACTTGACACTGAAGCTTCCCTCATTCTTGCAAAGCGGCACTTGAATTTTGATTGTAAGAAAGAAGCGATTGATGAAATTAATGCAAGGCTGTGGGATCTGAAGgacaattttttattagtcACAAGAAAATTTAATGTCGTTGGCTCTCCAAAAGCTTCTGAACCATCTAATAGGGTTCATTCGAATACAGATATAACTCCAGATGTTGAATTGACTAAAAGTGATATTTCTGGAAATATTAAAGAAAGTCGGAAGCGCAAAAACCAATGGAGAATGCTACTTCATAATCAACAGGAAAATAAACATAAGTTGGAAAAAGATATTGAGACCGAAAAGGCtgattttataaaaagataCAAAATAGAATGGGCATCTATTAAAACCTATTCTGTGAAGAGAAAAGAGAAGCTTAACGTTTTCAAAAGTATATATGATAAAAGATTTGCAGAATTGAGAAGGCAGCATGAAGTACGTCTCCAGGCTCTTGAAACCAACCAATTAGAAGCACAACATAAATTCCGAGAGTCTTCAGCACCAGATGAATTGTTAAACATAGTTTCTTTGAAGGAACATGTGACGCCCCTTAATGCTTCAAAAATCCTTCTGTCTGATGAAGTGTCAGAAATTAGTCTTAAACGGGCCACTGCCAGTGAATTTAGTAGGGAGGCAGCTGTGGGATTGCCCCAAACAATCAAAAGTACTGACTATCCAGAGAATGAAGCTCCTCTGAGTTCTTCTTCCACAGATCAAATATCTGATGAAGGTTTAGATGGGGTTGTTTCATCAAGGCCTTGTAGCTCATCTAGTCCAAGCAAAGTTCCAGCTACAATTTCCCTTTCAAATTCACCTTCTTCAACTCAACAAGTTCCTGATAGAATCTTGCCGACTATAACTGATGGACAAATACCAGTCATGGTGCCAGAATTGAGTAGGGAGGCAGCTGTGGAATTGCCCACCACAGTTAGAAGTACTGATTATCCAGAGAATGCAGCTCCTCTGAATTCTCTACCCACAGATCAAATAGCTGATGGAGGTTTAGATGGTGTTGTATCATCAAGGCCTTTTATCTCTTCTAGTCCAAGAAATGGTAGTCCAGCTACATTTTCCCTTTTGAATTCACCTTCTTCAACACAACAAGTTCCTGATAGAGTTTTGGCAACTATAACTGATGGACAAATACCAGCCATGGTGCCAGAAAATAGCCATGAAGAGACTGCATGTCAATTAATAGACAATTTGATATTGAATGAGAGCACTTCGTCAGAATGTAGAACCGTGACAGAAAACACTTTGTCCCAGGAGACTTCAGAATGTAGACCAGTGGATTCCATTGAGCCTCTAGAACAAGTGCCGATGCAGCTAGTATCATCGGTAGAGTCACCGCCTAGTCTAGTTCATATTTTACCTGCTAATCAATCCAACCACATTTCAAAGGTAATGGAGCCTCCAGAGCAGGTGCAGCAATTAGCTTCTTCAGGGTTCCTTTCTTCCAACCAGGATTTGTCTAACTTACCTTCGGCGACTGGAGTTGAGGACCAGGAAGCGACCAATGAAGATCTCTCTAGTAAGATTCCTGAGGCATCAACTGAGGTTCTCAATGAAGATCTCTCCAGCAAGATTCCTGAGACATCAACTGAGGTTCAAAATCAAGCCGTTGAGCAACCTGCCCTGGATTTAGAAGTTGATTCACAATCACGTCAAGTTATGCCTCCAGTTTCAAACGTGGTCCTTGATTCATCTGTACCTGGTGGAGTCAGAGACCCGTCATCAGACACAAGAAATTTGTCAACTAACAGTGTTATCAACAATCGTCCTATTCAAGCTGCAGCACAATCAGCTTCGAGGAATGTTCCACCTATGCATCATGCAGCTTCGAGGAATGTTCCACCTTTGTGCCATGATCCACTTAGTCATGAATTGGAAAGAATACGTAAAATGACAGAGCAAAATCTGAAAAACCATGAAAATATG AAATTACAGCTGAAATGTAATTTTGAGAAGGAGGTTGAGGAACTTCGCAGGAAGTATGATAATCAACTGAAGTTGATTGACGTTGAATTTCAGAAAGCAAGGACAAACTATGATACACAATTTCACACAGTTTATATGCACAAGATATTGGCAGATGCCTTAAAGGCTAATTCGGATCCTAAGTTATTTGGTGCATCAGGAATGCAAG GTTTTATCCAGCTGGCATCTCAGCATTCAAGACAGCAACATGCTACTTTACCCTCTCTGGTTGCTACTCCATCTTCCCGTGGACCTCCTGCAGCCACTTTGCAGAATTCTCACGCAACAACTGGCGCTCACACTATGGCACCGCCACCTATTCAAGCCACCACTAACAAGACATCCGGAACTTTCAGCCGTTTTTCTGCAAGACTACCTCCTATCAACTCCATCCATTCACCCTCGGGATATCTTCAAACTGTTAGGGAGATACGTGCCCCTGCACCACATCTCCAGAATTGTAGACCCTCAACATCTCTACCTGCCTCCAGTCTTGGTGGGGAGATACGTTCCCCTGCACCGCATATCCAGCCTTATAGACCTTCAACATCTCAACCACCGCATATCCAGCCTTATAGACCTTCAACATCTCAACCACCTTCAAGTCTCGGTGGAGTTCCACATGGTCTGCCAAGTCAGCCTGCACCCAGTAACTCTCCAGCAAGTTCTGTATCATTATCTCAGTGGCTGCTCAGACCAATGCAAACGCCAATGCCGGCAATCTCTCAGTTTGATGCTCATAGAGGGTATGGGCATGAGAAAACAAGTGGGTTCCCAACTCCTAACCTATCTGCCCTGAATATGCGCGTGAACGCTAATAGTCAATCTAGCATTAATCTGCCAAATACTCGGCCACATATGTCGGATTTGGCTTCTTTGAATCATTCCCAATTTGGCACAAGTAGCATGCCTGCTAACTCATCCCGTGAAGCTATACCTTCTGATGTTGTCTGTTTATCAGATGATGACTGA
- the LOC101500562 gene encoding uncharacterized protein isoform X1, producing MVPSPSSENRKKMKTTTSSPLRRSERTRNLSSSTSTTSNHSPSTSSRTSISKRHVSVKKLAFDGEENDAGTSSNLKVKKMDARTYRSTLTKQKTKDSQKESNSMNRSTPKSSHIGGEKIDECFEGNSLHCKEVCKDSILPSEDSKDADMRAESSSRGTVKEMLENNATISSTVVPSNSTTHKTGGTPERVQPDSHVEETSQMLPSRKADSGENLIRKCVGNDKGENLTPSKRKNTVVDKHSDASATLVGDDDCNLIVDADSTKLCCNVVETSGPSKRIRGINNVDQPTSKSNDEKSCARNKEGKSGNSVEGPQGNNVETDKIRKQQRSLHLSLKPEIAKLCEILLLPDNVKIMVGNFLEYTMNNYKICTEPVSILQAFQLSLCCTASSLLRHKLDTEASLILAKRHLNFDCKKEAIDEINARLWDLKDNFLLVTRKFNVVGSPKASEPSNRVHSNTDITPDVELTKSDISGNIKESRKRKNQWRMLLHNQQENKHKLEKDIETEKADFIKRYKIEWASIKTYSVKRKEKLNVFKSIYDKRFAELRRQHEVRLQALETNQLEAQHKFRESSAPDELLNIVSLKEHVTPLNASKILLSDEVSEISLKRATASEFSREAAVGLPQTIKSTDYPENEAPLSSSSTDQISDEGLDGVVSSRPCSSSSPSKVPATISLSNSPSSTQQVPDRILPTITDGQIPVMVPELSREAAVELPTTVRSTDYPENAAPLNSLPTDQIADGGLDGVVSSRPFISSSPRNGSPATFSLLNSPSSTQQVPDRVLATITDGQIPAMVPENSHEETACQLIDNLILNESTSSECRTVTENTLSQETSECRPVDSIEPLEQVPMQLVSSVESPPSLVHILPANQSNHISKVMEPPEQVQQLASSGFLSSNQDLSNLPSATGVEDQEATNEDLSSKIPEASTEVLNEDLSSKIPETSTEVQNQAVEQPALDLEVDSQSRQVMPPVSNVVLDSSVPGGVRDPSSDTRNLSTNSVINNRPIQAAAQSASRNVPPMHHAASRNVPPLCHDPLSHELERIRKMTEQNLKNHENMKLQLKCNFEKEVEELRRKYDNQLKLIDVEFQKARTNYDTQFHTVYMHKILADALKANSDPKLFGASGMQDAGFIQLASQHSRQQHATLPSLVATPSSRGPPAATLQNSHATTGAHTMAPPPIQATTNKTSGTFSRFSARLPPINSIHSPSGYLQTVREIRAPAPHLQNCRPSTSLPASSLGGEIRSPAPHIQPYRPSTSQPPHIQPYRPSTSQPPSSLGGVPHGLPSQPAPSNSPASSVSLSQWLLRPMQTPMPAISQFDAHRGYGHEKTSGFPTPNLSALNMRVNANSQSSINLPNTRPHMSDLASLNHSQFGTSSMPANSSREAIPSDVVCLSDDD from the exons ATGGTTCCAAGTCCTTCATCTGAGAATCggaagaaaatgaaaacaacAACGTCTAGTCCTTTGAGGAGATCTGAGAGAACCAGGAACCTTTCATCTTCTACTTCTACTACTTCAAATCATTCACCTTCTACTTCTTCTAGAACCTCCATTTCGAAGAGACACGTGTCGGTTAAAAAGTTGGCGTTTGACGGTGAAGAAAACGATGCTGGAACTTCTTCGAATCTCAAAGTTAAGAAAATGGATGCTCGTACTTATCGTTCTACTTTAACAAAGCAAAAAACCAAAG ATAGCCAGAAAGAGTCAAATAGTATGAATAGGTCAACCCCTAAATCTAGTCACATTGGTGGAGAGAAGATTGATGAGTGCTTTGAAGGGAATAGTTTACATTGTAAAGAAGTTTGCAAGGATAGTATTCTGCCATCCGAAGATTCCAAAGATGCAGATATGAGGGCAGAATCTAGTTCGAGAGGGACTGTGAAAGAAATGTTAGAAAATAATGCGACGATAAGCTCGACGGTGGTACCATCTAATTCCACTACTCACAAGACTGGTGGGACACCTGAAAGAGTTCAGCCTGATAGCCATGTAGAGGAGACATCACAAATGTTACCATCAAGGAAAGCAGATTCAGGTGAAAATTTGATTAGAAAATGTGTTGGGAATGATAAGGGTGAAAATTTGACACcttctaaaagaaaaaacacagtGGTGGACAAGCATTCTGATGCTTCTGCTACATTAGTTGGtgatgacgactgcaacttaATTGTGGATGCCGACTCGACAAAGCTTTGCTGCAACGTTGTAGAGACTAGTGGGCCTTCCAAAAGGATAAG GGGGATCAATAATGTTGATCAGCCTACTTCAAAATCTAATGATGAAAAGTCATGTGCTAGAAATAAGGAAG GAAAATCAGGAAATTCAGTGG AGGGGCCACAAGGGAACAATGTTGAAACTGATAAAATAAGGAAACAGCAGAGGAGCTTACATCTTTCACTGAAGCCAGAGATAGCAAAGCTTTGTGAAATTCTTCTTCTCCCA GATAATGTCAAGATTATGGTTGGAAATTTTCTTGAATATACCATGAACAATTACAAAATCTGTACAGAACCAGTATCAATTTTACAGGCTTTTCAATTATCTCTG TGCTGTACTGCTTCTTCTTTGCTAAGGCACAAACTTGACACTGAAGCTTCCCTCATTCTTGCAAAGCGGCACTTGAATTTTGATTGTAAGAAAGAAGCGATTGATGAAATTAATGCAAGGCTGTGGGATCTGAAGgacaattttttattagtcACAAGAAAATTTAATGTCGTTGGCTCTCCAAAAGCTTCTGAACCATCTAATAGGGTTCATTCGAATACAGATATAACTCCAGATGTTGAATTGACTAAAAGTGATATTTCTGGAAATATTAAAGAAAGTCGGAAGCGCAAAAACCAATGGAGAATGCTACTTCATAATCAACAGGAAAATAAACATAAGTTGGAAAAAGATATTGAGACCGAAAAGGCtgattttataaaaagataCAAAATAGAATGGGCATCTATTAAAACCTATTCTGTGAAGAGAAAAGAGAAGCTTAACGTTTTCAAAAGTATATATGATAAAAGATTTGCAGAATTGAGAAGGCAGCATGAAGTACGTCTCCAGGCTCTTGAAACCAACCAATTAGAAGCACAACATAAATTCCGAGAGTCTTCAGCACCAGATGAATTGTTAAACATAGTTTCTTTGAAGGAACATGTGACGCCCCTTAATGCTTCAAAAATCCTTCTGTCTGATGAAGTGTCAGAAATTAGTCTTAAACGGGCCACTGCCAGTGAATTTAGTAGGGAGGCAGCTGTGGGATTGCCCCAAACAATCAAAAGTACTGACTATCCAGAGAATGAAGCTCCTCTGAGTTCTTCTTCCACAGATCAAATATCTGATGAAGGTTTAGATGGGGTTGTTTCATCAAGGCCTTGTAGCTCATCTAGTCCAAGCAAAGTTCCAGCTACAATTTCCCTTTCAAATTCACCTTCTTCAACTCAACAAGTTCCTGATAGAATCTTGCCGACTATAACTGATGGACAAATACCAGTCATGGTGCCAGAATTGAGTAGGGAGGCAGCTGTGGAATTGCCCACCACAGTTAGAAGTACTGATTATCCAGAGAATGCAGCTCCTCTGAATTCTCTACCCACAGATCAAATAGCTGATGGAGGTTTAGATGGTGTTGTATCATCAAGGCCTTTTATCTCTTCTAGTCCAAGAAATGGTAGTCCAGCTACATTTTCCCTTTTGAATTCACCTTCTTCAACACAACAAGTTCCTGATAGAGTTTTGGCAACTATAACTGATGGACAAATACCAGCCATGGTGCCAGAAAATAGCCATGAAGAGACTGCATGTCAATTAATAGACAATTTGATATTGAATGAGAGCACTTCGTCAGAATGTAGAACCGTGACAGAAAACACTTTGTCCCAGGAGACTTCAGAATGTAGACCAGTGGATTCCATTGAGCCTCTAGAACAAGTGCCGATGCAGCTAGTATCATCGGTAGAGTCACCGCCTAGTCTAGTTCATATTTTACCTGCTAATCAATCCAACCACATTTCAAAGGTAATGGAGCCTCCAGAGCAGGTGCAGCAATTAGCTTCTTCAGGGTTCCTTTCTTCCAACCAGGATTTGTCTAACTTACCTTCGGCGACTGGAGTTGAGGACCAGGAAGCGACCAATGAAGATCTCTCTAGTAAGATTCCTGAGGCATCAACTGAGGTTCTCAATGAAGATCTCTCCAGCAAGATTCCTGAGACATCAACTGAGGTTCAAAATCAAGCCGTTGAGCAACCTGCCCTGGATTTAGAAGTTGATTCACAATCACGTCAAGTTATGCCTCCAGTTTCAAACGTGGTCCTTGATTCATCTGTACCTGGTGGAGTCAGAGACCCGTCATCAGACACAAGAAATTTGTCAACTAACAGTGTTATCAACAATCGTCCTATTCAAGCTGCAGCACAATCAGCTTCGAGGAATGTTCCACCTATGCATCATGCAGCTTCGAGGAATGTTCCACCTTTGTGCCATGATCCACTTAGTCATGAATTGGAAAGAATACGTAAAATGACAGAGCAAAATCTGAAAAACCATGAAAATATG AAATTACAGCTGAAATGTAATTTTGAGAAGGAGGTTGAGGAACTTCGCAGGAAGTATGATAATCAACTGAAGTTGATTGACGTTGAATTTCAGAAAGCAAGGACAAACTATGATACACAATTTCACACAGTTTATATGCACAAGATATTGGCAGATGCCTTAAAGGCTAATTCGGATCCTAAGTTATTTGGTGCATCAGGAATGCAAG ATGCAGGTTTTATCCAGCTGGCATCTCAGCATTCAAGACAGCAACATGCTACTTTACCCTCTCTGGTTGCTACTCCATCTTCCCGTGGACCTCCTGCAGCCACTTTGCAGAATTCTCACGCAACAACTGGCGCTCACACTATGGCACCGCCACCTATTCAAGCCACCACTAACAAGACATCCGGAACTTTCAGCCGTTTTTCTGCAAGACTACCTCCTATCAACTCCATCCATTCACCCTCGGGATATCTTCAAACTGTTAGGGAGATACGTGCCCCTGCACCACATCTCCAGAATTGTAGACCCTCAACATCTCTACCTGCCTCCAGTCTTGGTGGGGAGATACGTTCCCCTGCACCGCATATCCAGCCTTATAGACCTTCAACATCTCAACCACCGCATATCCAGCCTTATAGACCTTCAACATCTCAACCACCTTCAAGTCTCGGTGGAGTTCCACATGGTCTGCCAAGTCAGCCTGCACCCAGTAACTCTCCAGCAAGTTCTGTATCATTATCTCAGTGGCTGCTCAGACCAATGCAAACGCCAATGCCGGCAATCTCTCAGTTTGATGCTCATAGAGGGTATGGGCATGAGAAAACAAGTGGGTTCCCAACTCCTAACCTATCTGCCCTGAATATGCGCGTGAACGCTAATAGTCAATCTAGCATTAATCTGCCAAATACTCGGCCACATATGTCGGATTTGGCTTCTTTGAATCATTCCCAATTTGGCACAAGTAGCATGCCTGCTAACTCATCCCGTGAAGCTATACCTTCTGATGTTGTCTGTTTATCAGATGATGACTGA